The following are encoded together in the Armatimonadota bacterium genome:
- the gdhA gene encoding NADP-specific glutamate dehydrogenase → MSSHFVDDIMSTVVSRNPGETEFHQAAQEVAESVAVVVERHPELARAKVLERILEPDRQIIFRVAWVDDAGEVQINRGFRVQFNSAIGPYKGGLRFHPSVYLGIIKFLGFEQVFKNALTTTPIGGAKGGSDFDPKGKSDNEVMKFCQSFMNELFRHIGPDTDVPAGDIGVGTREIGYLFGQYRKLANEFTGVLTGKGLEWGGSYVRKEATGYGLVYFTTRMLESVGKAWDGLDVVISGSGNVAIYAAEKAMQLGARVIAMSDSSGYIVDTEGINLETVRRIKEVERGRIREYTEFHPRAEYYEGWRGIWSVPCAVALPSATENEIDAAAAKLLVENGCIAVAEGANMPSTPEAIHILQESGVLFGPAKAANAGGVATSSLEMAQNSSRLNWTFDEVDRRLKLIMNCVYEQCVDAAENYGRGGNLAAGANIAGFLKVARAMLAQGVV, encoded by the coding sequence ATGTCCTCGCATTTCGTCGATGATATCATGTCCACCGTCGTGTCTCGCAACCCGGGCGAGACCGAGTTCCACCAGGCGGCCCAGGAAGTTGCCGAGTCCGTGGCCGTTGTGGTCGAGAGACACCCCGAGCTCGCCCGCGCCAAGGTCCTCGAACGCATCCTCGAGCCCGATCGCCAGATCATCTTCCGCGTTGCGTGGGTGGACGATGCAGGCGAAGTGCAGATCAACCGCGGCTTCCGCGTACAGTTCAACAGCGCCATTGGGCCGTACAAGGGTGGCTTGCGATTTCACCCCTCCGTCTACCTGGGAATCATCAAGTTCCTCGGGTTCGAGCAGGTCTTCAAGAACGCTCTGACCACCACCCCCATCGGCGGTGCAAAGGGTGGCAGCGACTTTGACCCCAAGGGAAAGAGCGACAACGAAGTCATGAAGTTCTGCCAGTCCTTCATGAATGAGCTGTTCCGGCACATCGGTCCGGACACCGACGTCCCCGCGGGCGACATCGGTGTGGGCACTCGAGAAATCGGCTATCTCTTCGGCCAGTACCGCAAGCTCGCCAACGAGTTTACAGGCGTGCTCACCGGCAAGGGTCTCGAATGGGGCGGCTCTTACGTGCGTAAGGAAGCCACCGGCTACGGCCTCGTGTATTTCACCACGCGCATGCTGGAGAGTGTCGGCAAGGCTTGGGACGGTCTCGACGTGGTCATTTCCGGATCGGGCAATGTGGCAATCTACGCCGCCGAAAAGGCCATGCAGTTGGGGGCGCGGGTTATTGCTATGTCCGATAGCAGCGGGTACATCGTGGACACAGAGGGCATCAATCTCGAGACGGTCCGGCGGATCAAGGAAGTGGAGCGCGGGAGAATTCGCGAGTATACCGAGTTTCACCCGCGGGCTGAGTACTACGAGGGGTGGCGCGGAATCTGGTCTGTGCCCTGCGCAGTGGCCCTGCCTAGCGCCACGGAAAACGAAATCGACGCAGCAGCGGCGAAATTGCTCGTGGAGAACGGCTGCATTGCGGTGGCTGAAGGCGCAAACATGCCCAGCACTCCGGAAGCGATTCACATTCTGCAGGAGAGCGGAGTCCTGTTCGGACCCGCCAAGGCCGCGAACGCCGGAGGGGTGGCCACCAGTTCGCTCGAGATGGCCCAGAACTCCAGCCGCCTGAACTGGACATTTGACGAGGTGGACCGGCGTTTGAAGCTGATTATGAACTGCGTCTACGAACAGTGCGTGGATGCCGCCGAAAACTACGGGCGCGGTGGGAATCTCGCGGCAGGCGCGAATATCGCCGGCTTTCTCAAGGTGGCACGCGCGATGTTGGCGCAGGGAGTGGTGTAG